A portion of the Limanda limanda chromosome 3, fLimLim1.1, whole genome shotgun sequence genome contains these proteins:
- the btbd10b gene encoding BTB/POZ domain-containing protein 10 isoform X2, which translates to MSLHGASGGCDRSRDRRRSSDRSRDSSHEREGQLTPCIRNVTSPTRQHNSERDRDGGPSSRPSSPRPQRVSPSGSSSSGVASSRNSSLSSTEGTFKSLGVGEMVFVYENPKEGGAGAGVGIRNVRTSERVTLIVDNTRFVVDPAIFTAQPNTMLGRMFGSGREHNFTRPNEKGEFEVAEGISSTVFRAILDYYKSGLIRCPDGISIPELREACDYLCISFDYSTIKCRDLSALMHELSNDGARRQFEFYLEEMVLPLMVASAQSGERECHIVVLTDDDVVDWDEEYPPQMGEEYSQIIYSTKLYRFFKYIENRDVAKSVLKDRGLKKIRLGIEGYPTYKEKVKKRPGGRPEVIYNYVQRPFIRMSWEKEEGKSRHVDFQCVKSKSITNLAAAAADIPQDQLVMHPGPQVDELDNLPNHPPSGNHYSNNYSNEPDPDAPSPAV; encoded by the exons ATGAGCCTGCATGGTGCCAGTGGGGGCTGTGACCGTTCACGTGACCGCCGCCGCTCTAGCGATCGCTCCCGGGACTCCTCACACGAGAGAGAAGGCCAGCTAACCCCCTGCATCCGCAACGTCACCTCACCCACCCGTCAACACAACAGCG AGCGAGACCGAGATGGTGGCCCATCCTCGAGGCCCAGTAGTCCACGGCCTCAGAGGGTCTCTCCCAGTGGCTCCAGCAGCAGTGGGGTAGCTAGCAGTCGCAACAGCAGTCTGTCCAGTACTGAAGGAACCTTCAAAAGCTTGGGGGTTGGAGAAATGGTATTCGTCTATGAGAATCCCAAAGAGGGAGGAGCGGGCGCCGGTGTCGGGATCCGAAACGTCAGGACCTCAGAAAGAGTCACTCTGATCGTTGACAACACGCGCTTCGTAGTCGATCCCGCCATCTTCACTGCGCAACCCAATACCATGCTGGGCAG AATGTTTGGATCTGGAAGAGAACATAATTTCACACGGCCCAACGAAAAGGGGGAATTTGAGGTGGCTGAGGGCATCAGCTCAACAGTTTTCCGAGCAATTCTG GATTACTACAAATCAGGGCTCATCCGTTGCCCTGATGGAATCTCTATCCCTGAGTTACGAGAGGCCTGTGACTATCTGTGCATCTCCTTCGACTACAGCACTATCAAATGCAGAGACCTTA GTGCCCTGATGCATGAGCTGTCCAACGATGGCGCTCGGCGACAGTTTGAGTTTTACCTGGAGGAAATGGTTCTGCCTCTGATGGTGGCCAGCGCTcagagtggagagagggagtgtcACATCGTTGTCCTGACTGATGATGATGTGGTGGACTGGGATGAAGAATATCCGCCACAAATGGGAGAGGAATATTCACAAA TCATCTACAGCACAAAACTGTACAGATTTTTCAAGTACATTGAAAACCGAGATGTTGCCAAGTCGGTTTTAAAGGATAGAGGATTAAAGAAAATACGACTGGGCATTGAAG GTTACCCTACATATaaagagaaagtaaagaaaCGACCAGGAGGACGTCCAGAGGTCATTTACAACTATGTCCAGAGACCCTTCATCCGCATGTCCTGGGAAAAGGAGGAGGGTAAAAGCCGCCACGTGGACTTCCAGTGTGTCAAGTCCAAGTCCATCACCAAcctggcggcggcggcagcagacATCCCCCAGGACCAGCTGGTGATGCACCCTGGCCCCCAAGTGGATGAACTGGACAACCTACCTAATCACCCACCAAGTGGGAATCACTACAGCAACAACTACAGCAACGAGCCTGACCCTGACGCACCTTCTCCTGCTGTCTGA
- the btbd10b gene encoding BTB/POZ domain-containing protein 10 isoform X1 produces the protein MAVSCRATRIKSQRKPQTACTSQGRASRLEAEQKKMSLHGASGGCDRSRDRRRSSDRSRDSSHEREGQLTPCIRNVTSPTRQHNSERDRDGGPSSRPSSPRPQRVSPSGSSSSGVASSRNSSLSSTEGTFKSLGVGEMVFVYENPKEGGAGAGVGIRNVRTSERVTLIVDNTRFVVDPAIFTAQPNTMLGRMFGSGREHNFTRPNEKGEFEVAEGISSTVFRAILDYYKSGLIRCPDGISIPELREACDYLCISFDYSTIKCRDLSALMHELSNDGARRQFEFYLEEMVLPLMVASAQSGERECHIVVLTDDDVVDWDEEYPPQMGEEYSQIIYSTKLYRFFKYIENRDVAKSVLKDRGLKKIRLGIEGYPTYKEKVKKRPGGRPEVIYNYVQRPFIRMSWEKEEGKSRHVDFQCVKSKSITNLAAAAADIPQDQLVMHPGPQVDELDNLPNHPPSGNHYSNNYSNEPDPDAPSPAV, from the exons ATGGCTGTTAGCTGCCGAGCTACTCGGATTAAATCTCAGCGGAAGCCACAGACAGCTTG CACCAGTCAGGGCCGAGCATCTCGACTGGAAGCAGAACAGAAGAAGATGAGCCTGCATGGTGCCAGTGGGGGCTGTGACCGTTCACGTGACCGCCGCCGCTCTAGCGATCGCTCCCGGGACTCCTCACACGAGAGAGAAGGCCAGCTAACCCCCTGCATCCGCAACGTCACCTCACCCACCCGTCAACACAACAGCG AGCGAGACCGAGATGGTGGCCCATCCTCGAGGCCCAGTAGTCCACGGCCTCAGAGGGTCTCTCCCAGTGGCTCCAGCAGCAGTGGGGTAGCTAGCAGTCGCAACAGCAGTCTGTCCAGTACTGAAGGAACCTTCAAAAGCTTGGGGGTTGGAGAAATGGTATTCGTCTATGAGAATCCCAAAGAGGGAGGAGCGGGCGCCGGTGTCGGGATCCGAAACGTCAGGACCTCAGAAAGAGTCACTCTGATCGTTGACAACACGCGCTTCGTAGTCGATCCCGCCATCTTCACTGCGCAACCCAATACCATGCTGGGCAG AATGTTTGGATCTGGAAGAGAACATAATTTCACACGGCCCAACGAAAAGGGGGAATTTGAGGTGGCTGAGGGCATCAGCTCAACAGTTTTCCGAGCAATTCTG GATTACTACAAATCAGGGCTCATCCGTTGCCCTGATGGAATCTCTATCCCTGAGTTACGAGAGGCCTGTGACTATCTGTGCATCTCCTTCGACTACAGCACTATCAAATGCAGAGACCTTA GTGCCCTGATGCATGAGCTGTCCAACGATGGCGCTCGGCGACAGTTTGAGTTTTACCTGGAGGAAATGGTTCTGCCTCTGATGGTGGCCAGCGCTcagagtggagagagggagtgtcACATCGTTGTCCTGACTGATGATGATGTGGTGGACTGGGATGAAGAATATCCGCCACAAATGGGAGAGGAATATTCACAAA TCATCTACAGCACAAAACTGTACAGATTTTTCAAGTACATTGAAAACCGAGATGTTGCCAAGTCGGTTTTAAAGGATAGAGGATTAAAGAAAATACGACTGGGCATTGAAG GTTACCCTACATATaaagagaaagtaaagaaaCGACCAGGAGGACGTCCAGAGGTCATTTACAACTATGTCCAGAGACCCTTCATCCGCATGTCCTGGGAAAAGGAGGAGGGTAAAAGCCGCCACGTGGACTTCCAGTGTGTCAAGTCCAAGTCCATCACCAAcctggcggcggcggcagcagacATCCCCCAGGACCAGCTGGTGATGCACCCTGGCCCCCAAGTGGATGAACTGGACAACCTACCTAATCACCCACCAAGTGGGAATCACTACAGCAACAACTACAGCAACGAGCCTGACCCTGACGCACCTTCTCCTGCTGTCTGA